One window of the Staphylococcus equorum genome contains the following:
- a CDS encoding histidine phosphatase family protein, with protein sequence MKIYLVRHGESQSNYDKKQGKKYFCGQLDVPLTESGVHSAQLLQSYFEKKNIEHVYISDLTRTRQTYNAIFDKHISASVTPLLRERSLGIFEGKMVNEIEQNPEYHAYFNDDNLLAFRHSFTQKAPEGESYSDVLQRVEQFFEQELDPSLESIAIVAHQVVIRCFLVYLRYETKETVIDRKIENCVPYELEI encoded by the coding sequence ATGAAAATTTATTTAGTTCGTCATGGAGAATCACAGTCTAATTATGATAAAAAACAAGGAAAAAAATACTTTTGTGGTCAGTTAGATGTGCCTTTAACAGAAAGTGGTGTACATTCTGCTCAATTACTACAAAGCTACTTTGAAAAAAAGAACATCGAGCACGTATATATATCTGATTTGACTCGCACGAGACAAACATATAATGCCATATTTGATAAGCACATATCAGCAAGTGTAACGCCTTTATTAAGAGAGCGTTCTTTAGGTATCTTTGAAGGCAAAATGGTAAATGAAATTGAACAAAACCCCGAATATCATGCTTATTTTAATGATGATAATTTACTTGCTTTTCGCCATAGTTTTACGCAAAAAGCCCCTGAAGGAGAAAGCTATTCGGATGTATTACAGCGTGTTGAACAATTTTTTGAACAAGAACTTGATCCGTCTTTAGAGTCTATCGCAATCGTTGCGCATCAGGTCGTAATCAGATGTTTTCTTGTTTATTTACGCTATGAAACAAAAGAAACTGTAATTGATAGAAAAATAGAAAACTGTGTACCCTATGAACTTGAAATATAA
- the ahpF gene encoding alkyl hydroperoxide reductase subunit F: MLNDQLKSQLQQLLQLMEGDVVLSASFGTDEKSKELKELLDEVAEMSSRITIEEVDLKRTPSFSVNRPGEETGITFAGLPMGHEFNSLVLALLQVSGRAPKEEQAVIDQIKALDRPLHFETFISLTCQKCPDVVQALNLMSLVNPNITHSMVDGSIFREESEDIMAVPAIFLDGEEFGNGRMTVQDILANLGSQADPAEFNDKDPYDVLIVGGGPASGSAAIYTARKGLRTGIVADRIGGQVNDTATIENFVTVKETDGPKFTSALEDHIKQYNIDVMTGIRASDIEKTDDGIIVTLDNGAQLTSKTVIISTGARWRKLEVPGEEELINKGVAFCPHCDGPLFENKNVAVVGGGNSGVEAAIDLAGIVKHVTLLERNATLKADNVLQERLASLPNVTIIKNAQTTEVLGDSAVTGIKYQDKSLGEDHTLELEGIFVQIGLLPNTEWLDNYVELNQAKEIVIDRKNATSIPGIFAAGDVTDDRNKQIIISMGAGANAALNAFDYIIRH, encoded by the coding sequence ATGCTTAATGATCAGCTAAAATCACAATTACAACAATTACTTCAATTAATGGAAGGTGACGTTGTACTAAGTGCAAGTTTTGGTACAGATGAAAAGTCTAAAGAATTAAAAGAATTGTTAGACGAAGTAGCAGAGATGTCATCTCGCATTACTATAGAAGAAGTTGACCTTAAACGTACACCAAGCTTTTCTGTTAATAGACCTGGTGAAGAAACAGGTATTACATTCGCTGGTTTACCAATGGGTCATGAGTTCAACTCTCTTGTTCTCGCTTTGTTACAAGTAAGCGGTCGTGCACCAAAAGAAGAACAAGCAGTTATAGATCAAATCAAAGCTTTAGACCGTCCGTTACATTTCGAGACTTTTATTAGTCTAACTTGTCAAAAATGTCCCGACGTTGTTCAAGCTTTAAACTTAATGAGTTTGGTAAATCCAAATATCACACATTCTATGGTAGATGGATCTATCTTTAGAGAAGAGTCTGAAGACATTATGGCCGTTCCTGCAATTTTCCTAGATGGAGAAGAATTTGGTAATGGACGTATGACAGTTCAAGATATATTAGCAAACTTAGGCAGTCAAGCAGATCCAGCTGAATTTAATGACAAAGATCCATATGATGTATTAATTGTCGGAGGCGGACCTGCAAGTGGTAGTGCAGCAATTTATACTGCACGTAAAGGTTTACGTACAGGTATTGTTGCAGATCGCATCGGTGGTCAGGTCAACGATACCGCTACTATCGAAAACTTTGTCACTGTTAAAGAAACAGATGGACCTAAATTTACTTCAGCACTCGAAGATCATATTAAACAATACAATATCGATGTAATGACTGGTATTCGTGCCAGCGATATTGAAAAAACAGACGATGGTATCATTGTCACTTTAGATAATGGCGCACAATTAACAAGTAAAACTGTTATTATTTCAACAGGTGCACGATGGCGCAAGCTAGAAGTGCCTGGCGAAGAAGAATTAATCAATAAAGGCGTTGCATTCTGCCCGCATTGTGATGGCCCATTATTTGAAAATAAAAATGTTGCTGTTGTAGGCGGCGGTAATTCTGGAGTCGAAGCTGCAATCGATCTTGCAGGTATCGTTAAACACGTAACGTTACTTGAACGTAACGCTACGCTGAAAGCAGACAACGTATTACAAGAACGTTTGGCTTCTTTACCAAACGTAACTATAATAAAAAATGCTCAAACAACAGAAGTTTTAGGTGACAGTGCAGTAACTGGTATTAAATATCAAGATAAATCACTTGGCGAAGACCATACTTTAGAACTCGAAGGTATTTTTGTTCAAATTGGTTTATTACCAAACACTGAATGGCTTGATAATTATGTTGAATTAAACCAAGCTAAAGAAATTGTAATTGATCGTAAGAATGCTACAAGCATCCCTGGTATTTTTGCAGCTGGTGATGTTACAGACGATCGCAACAAACAAATTATTATTTCTATGGGTGCTGGTGCAAATGCAGCATTAAACGCTTTTGATTATATTATCAGACATTAA
- a CDS encoding DUF4870 domain-containing protein, translating into MSEKMLHHDTQSGRVLAAVSYFSIFFAPIILPIILWIFADKPASTHAAKSLFYHIITYIGPILLVLSAAFGTAIIDQQNTTIAIIAIVVAILLLVVTIWYTIKNIYRGIKILISEDAYFRP; encoded by the coding sequence ATGAGCGAAAAAATGTTACATCATGACACACAAAGTGGTCGCGTATTAGCAGCAGTCAGTTATTTCAGTATATTCTTTGCACCAATTATATTACCTATTATCCTATGGATTTTTGCTGATAAACCTGCTTCAACTCATGCAGCAAAATCGTTATTTTACCATATTATAACGTATATTGGACCAATACTATTAGTTTTAAGCGCAGCGTTCGGAACTGCAATTATCGATCAACAGAACACTACAATTGCAATAATAGCAATTGTAGTAGCAATCCTCCTATTAGTTGTAACAATTTGGTACACTATCAAAAATATATATCGTGGTATCAAGATATTGATTTCTGAAGATGCTTATTTCCGTCCATAA
- the nfsA gene encoding oxygen-insensitive NADPH nitroreductase: MSDHVYNLLKKHHSVRNFKKEPIPEEHIKQLVEAGQSASTSSYLQTYSIIGIEDPEIKEDLKEVSGQPYVVENGYLFVFVMDYYRHSIVNEDSKHQMETSFESAEGLLVGTIDATLVAQNIAATAEDMGYGIVYLGSLRNDVERVKEVLDLPEHTFPLFGMALGIPKDEEDGSPKPRLPFEHVFHRDRYNSDKDEQKEELQRYDQTVSDYYKSRTNGERSETWSNQIANFMSAKQRLDMLDQLNRAGFIRK, translated from the coding sequence ATGTCTGATCACGTGTACAACTTATTGAAAAAACACCATTCAGTAAGAAATTTTAAGAAAGAACCTATTCCAGAAGAGCATATTAAACAACTTGTTGAGGCAGGGCAAAGCGCTTCGACTTCTAGTTATTTACAAACTTATTCCATTATAGGTATAGAAGATCCTGAGATAAAAGAAGATTTAAAAGAAGTATCTGGACAGCCTTATGTCGTAGAAAATGGCTATTTGTTTGTTTTTGTAATGGATTATTATAGACACTCAATAGTGAATGAAGATTCCAAGCATCAAATGGAGACATCATTTGAATCTGCGGAAGGCTTGCTCGTTGGTACAATAGATGCAACGTTAGTAGCACAAAATATCGCTGCTACAGCAGAGGATATGGGATATGGAATTGTTTATCTAGGCTCATTAAGAAATGATGTTGAACGAGTTAAAGAAGTATTAGACCTACCTGAGCATACTTTCCCTCTATTCGGTATGGCACTTGGCATACCTAAAGATGAGGAAGATGGTAGCCCGAAACCACGTTTACCGTTTGAACATGTTTTTCATCGTGATAGATATAATAGCGATAAGGACGAGCAAAAAGAAGAATTACAAAGATATGATCAAACCGTAAGTGATTATTATAAATCGCGTACAAACGGTGAACGTAGTGAAACATGGTCTAATCAAATCGCGAATTTTATGAGCGCAAAACAAAGATTGGATATGTTAGATCAATTGAATAGAGCAGGTTTTATTAGAAAATAA
- a CDS encoding ABC transporter permease, with the protein MNITRLSALLEKDFKESIRNPSIIFMPLMIILISIFYSIIPTTNAVQSAPAVMQFIIINMAFVFVATSPLITMISEENEKGTLKGLVESPASNIEILLSKVIITFIITIITTIISLMIVNSNVNFDFQTYLGLAVMLCFYLVLGLVFGLLSNTVGTATTLMMVPFILFGMTPIFNTLEGVIKLGFFDKVLEILPFGLILELEINNASLNLLYLVIWFILIMVSLFITYKYKFRKR; encoded by the coding sequence ATGAATATCACACGCTTATCAGCACTGTTAGAGAAAGACTTTAAAGAATCTATACGAAATCCTTCTATTATTTTCATGCCGTTAATGATCATATTAATCAGTATATTTTACAGTATCATTCCAACTACAAATGCAGTTCAAAGCGCACCGGCTGTAATGCAGTTCATCATAATTAACATGGCATTTGTTTTTGTTGCCACATCACCGCTTATCACAATGATCTCTGAGGAAAATGAAAAAGGTACATTGAAAGGCTTAGTAGAGTCGCCAGCATCTAATATTGAAATATTGTTATCTAAAGTCATTATCACGTTTATAATCACTATTATTACGACTATTATAAGCTTAATGATTGTGAACAGTAACGTGAATTTCGATTTCCAAACTTATTTAGGCCTTGCAGTCATGCTATGCTTTTACCTTGTACTTGGTTTAGTCTTTGGTTTGTTGTCTAATACTGTTGGTACTGCCACAACATTAATGATGGTGCCCTTCATTCTCTTTGGTATGACACCAATATTTAATACCTTAGAAGGTGTTATAAAATTAGGCTTTTTCGACAAAGTACTAGAAATATTACCTTTTGGCTTAATTTTAGAATTAGAAATCAATAACGCTAGCTTGAATCTACTATATCTTGTGATTTGGTTTATTCTTATTATGGTTTCCTTGTTCATTACTTATAAGTATAAATTCCGTAAACGTTAG
- a CDS encoding helix-turn-helix domain-containing protein → MEIGKKIKEQREQKNWSQDDLAEILNISRQSISKWELNKVYPSIDMLIKMSDLFDISLDELIKGDKQLKHTIIETYQQPVSDDKEKHPMNGWEFLAGYWWLFFPVAAMIWWIIQSFM, encoded by the coding sequence ATGGAAATTGGAAAAAAGATTAAAGAGCAAAGAGAGCAAAAAAATTGGTCGCAGGATGATTTAGCTGAAATACTTAACATTTCACGCCAAAGTATTTCAAAATGGGAATTAAATAAAGTCTATCCAAGCATTGATATGTTAATTAAAATGAGTGATCTGTTCGACATTTCATTAGACGAACTCATTAAAGGGGACAAGCAACTGAAACATACAATTATTGAAACATATCAGCAACCTGTTTCAGATGATAAAGAGAAACATCCTATGAATGGTTGGGAATTCCTAGCAGGATACTGGTGGTTGTTCTTCCCTGTTGCTGCAATGATTTGGTGGATAATACAATCATTCATGTAA
- the ahpC gene encoding alkyl hydroperoxide reductase subunit C, whose protein sequence is MSLINKEILPFTANAYDPKQDEFFEVSDENLKGSWSVVCFYPADFSFVCPTELEDLQGQYDKLQELGVNVYSVSTDTHFVHKAWHDHSEAINKIQYTMIGDPSQTITRSFDVLDEDLGLAQRGTFIVDPDGIVQAAEVNADGIGRDASTLVHKIKAAQYVRQHPGEVCPAKWEEGSETLQPGLDLVGKI, encoded by the coding sequence ATGTCTTTAATTAACAAAGAAATTTTACCATTCACAGCTAATGCTTATGATCCAAAGCAAGATGAATTTTTCGAAGTTTCAGATGAAAACTTAAAAGGTTCATGGAGTGTTGTTTGCTTCTATCCAGCAGACTTCTCATTCGTATGTCCAACTGAATTAGAAGATTTACAAGGACAATATGATAAATTACAAGAATTAGGCGTAAACGTGTATTCAGTATCAACTGATACGCACTTCGTACACAAAGCTTGGCATGACCATTCAGAAGCAATTAACAAAATCCAATACACTATGATTGGTGACCCTTCTCAAACAATCACTCGTAGCTTTGACGTATTAGACGAAGATTTAGGTTTAGCTCAGCGTGGTACTTTCATCGTAGACCCTGACGGTATTGTACAAGCAGCTGAAGTGAATGCTGACGGTATCGGTCGTGACGCAAGTACATTGGTACACAAAATCAAAGCAGCACAATATGTACGTCAACACCCAGGCGAAGTTTGCCCAGCTAAATGGGAAGAAGGTTCAGAAACATTACAACCTGGTCTTGACTTAGTAGGTAAAATCTAA
- a CDS encoding catalase, which translates to MSNKKKDQLNEVEKNNDDKAMTTNNGVKVSEDENTLTVGERGPSLLEDFHFREKIMHFDHERIPERVVHARGFGAHGEFQVYEDLSKYTSADFLTHPEKTTPVFVRFSTVQGSKGSPDTVRDVRGFATKFYTDEGIFDLVGNDIPVFFIQDAIKFPDLIHAVKPEPHNEMPQGGTAHDTFWDFFAQNPESTHTAVWAMSDRGIPKDFRQVEGFGVHTFRLVNNEGQSYFVKFHWKPLQGLESLVWDEAQMLHGKDVDFHRKDLYESIEKGDYPEWELGLQIIRPEQEFDFDFDILDPTKIWPEDDVPVQRVGKMTLNQNVTNVFDETEQAAFHPGHIVPGIDFSNDPLLQGRLFSYTDTQITRLGGPNFNQIPINRPVNEVHNNQREGMHQTSVNKGQVAYHKNALNNNNPHTTPKEEGGYEHYQEKVEGRKIQKRSESFKDYYSQAKLYLNSLTQPEFDHTVDGFSFEIGMCKSVMVKQNAVNQLNKVDRTLAERVAKNVGVEVPTENEEVQSDAKDSKLTMEKFGIPLAGHSVAVAVNGDISADTLKSYAKTFTENKLNYAFVGQHPKDISEDYGITETFDTAHPTLFDSLIVLSDGSDILPPVEEFAELTYKHNKPLIVNQTAATNLADAKLNLAAPGVFVSDDPNTIVQAFDRARYWDR; encoded by the coding sequence ATGAGCAACAAAAAGAAAGATCAATTAAATGAAGTAGAAAAAAACAATGACGATAAAGCAATGACGACTAATAATGGTGTCAAAGTAAGTGAAGATGAAAACACGTTAACTGTTGGTGAACGTGGTCCTAGCTTATTAGAAGATTTCCATTTCAGAGAAAAAATCATGCACTTCGATCATGAACGCATTCCAGAACGTGTTGTCCATGCCCGTGGCTTTGGTGCACATGGCGAATTTCAAGTTTATGAAGATTTATCGAAATATACTTCAGCCGACTTTTTAACTCACCCCGAGAAAACAACGCCCGTATTTGTTAGATTTTCCACAGTTCAAGGTTCTAAAGGCTCTCCTGATACAGTTAGAGATGTCCGTGGCTTTGCGACAAAATTTTATACAGATGAAGGTATTTTCGACCTAGTAGGTAACGATATACCAGTATTTTTCATACAAGATGCAATCAAATTCCCAGATTTAATTCACGCAGTTAAACCTGAACCACATAACGAAATGCCTCAAGGTGGTACAGCACATGATACATTTTGGGATTTCTTTGCTCAAAACCCAGAATCTACACATACCGCTGTATGGGCTATGAGTGATCGCGGTATACCTAAAGATTTTAGACAAGTCGAAGGTTTCGGTGTGCATACGTTCCGCCTTGTTAATAACGAGGGACAGTCTTATTTTGTTAAATTCCATTGGAAACCACTTCAAGGGCTAGAGTCTCTCGTATGGGATGAAGCACAAATGCTACATGGTAAAGACGTCGACTTTCATCGTAAAGATCTTTATGAATCTATCGAAAAAGGCGATTATCCTGAGTGGGAATTAGGCCTACAAATTATTCGTCCTGAACAAGAATTTGACTTTGATTTTGATATTTTAGACCCTACGAAGATTTGGCCTGAAGATGATGTTCCAGTACAAAGAGTTGGTAAAATGACACTAAATCAAAATGTTACGAATGTGTTTGATGAAACAGAGCAAGCCGCATTCCATCCAGGACATATCGTACCAGGTATAGACTTTTCTAATGATCCATTATTACAAGGACGTTTATTCTCCTATACAGATACACAAATCACGAGATTGGGCGGTCCAAACTTCAATCAAATTCCAATTAATCGTCCTGTAAATGAAGTACACAACAACCAAAGAGAAGGCATGCATCAAACAAGTGTAAACAAGGGACAAGTTGCGTATCATAAAAATGCATTGAATAATAATAATCCTCATACAACACCGAAAGAAGAAGGTGGTTATGAGCACTACCAAGAAAAAGTTGAAGGCCGCAAGATTCAAAAACGCAGTGAAAGTTTCAAAGATTATTATAGCCAAGCCAAACTTTATTTAAACAGTTTGACTCAGCCTGAATTTGATCATACAGTAGATGGCTTTTCATTTGAAATCGGTATGTGTAAATCGGTTATGGTTAAACAAAATGCTGTTAATCAATTGAACAAAGTTGACCGTACATTAGCCGAACGTGTAGCTAAAAATGTAGGTGTGGAAGTACCCACAGAAAATGAAGAAGTCCAATCAGATGCAAAAGATAGTAAACTAACAATGGAAAAATTCGGTATCCCATTAGCTGGACATTCTGTAGCTGTTGCAGTAAATGGCGATATTAGTGCTGACACGCTAAAATCATATGCTAAAACGTTCACTGAAAACAAATTGAACTACGCATTTGTGGGACAACATCCTAAAGATATCTCAGAAGACTACGGTATCACTGAAACATTTGATACTGCTCATCCAACTTTATTTGATAGCTTAATTGTACTTTCAGATGGTAGCGATATACTCCCACCTGTCGAGGAGTTTGCAGAACTCACTTATAAACACAATAAACCATTAATCGTTAACCAAACAGCTGCGACAAATTTAGCAGATGCCAAATTGAATCTAGCAGCACCTGGTGTTTTCGTATCGGATGACCCTAATACAATTGTGCAAGCTTTTGATAGAGCAAGATACTGGGACAGATAA
- a CDS encoding LytTR family transcriptional regulator DNA-binding domain-containing protein: MVKHIELFVKDNRLVELQNDLATIVTEDEFQNSIIELNQDTSGFKTYTLKAPLPERLSVKEIIKFWCKWYDSKLSLDTVLYECKLFSFNHKKIKKLTTSELKLVHLAKLFLVPETKFIIKEPLQNVSIETKHTVLNLLNELSKYNSIITLTNHTEEALLISNNCYRLTEKTFKPIEISQYEPNHQQDINDSNQLERQQIKRLTVKTNEKTLFLDPIDIDYLEGQDGKVVIHVGNEQYTHDTTLQSIEKIIVPYGFYRCHRSYIVNLQKVSEIISWSKNNYSIRLNNTKEILIPLSRQKAKEIERFFNINE; this comes from the coding sequence ATGGTTAAACATATAGAATTATTTGTAAAAGATAATAGATTGGTTGAACTTCAAAACGATTTAGCTACTATTGTCACAGAAGATGAGTTTCAAAATTCAATTATAGAACTCAATCAAGATACGAGCGGATTCAAGACATACACGCTTAAAGCACCACTACCAGAGCGACTATCAGTAAAAGAAATCATTAAATTTTGGTGTAAGTGGTACGATTCAAAATTATCCTTAGATACAGTCCTTTATGAATGTAAGTTATTCTCCTTCAATCACAAGAAAATTAAAAAGCTCACAACTTCTGAACTTAAACTCGTCCATTTAGCAAAATTATTCCTTGTACCTGAAACGAAATTTATTATTAAAGAACCTTTACAAAATGTCTCTATTGAAACAAAACACACCGTACTCAACTTACTCAATGAACTCAGCAAATACAATTCGATTATTACGTTAACAAATCACACAGAAGAAGCGTTACTTATCAGCAACAATTGTTATCGCCTTACTGAAAAAACATTTAAACCTATAGAAATATCACAATATGAACCAAATCATCAGCAAGATATAAACGACAGCAACCAATTAGAGCGTCAACAAATCAAACGTTTAACAGTTAAAACCAATGAAAAAACGTTATTTTTAGATCCTATCGACATTGATTACTTAGAAGGTCAAGATGGCAAAGTTGTTATACATGTAGGTAATGAACAATATACCCATGATACGACTTTACAATCTATTGAAAAAATTATTGTTCCTTACGGTTTTTATCGATGTCATCGTTCTTATATCGTAAACTTACAAAAAGTTAGTGAAATTATTTCTTGGTCTAAAAACAACTATTCGATACGACTCAATAATACTAAAGAAATACTAATTCCTTTATCTAGGCAAAAAGCAAAAGAAATAGAACGATTTTTCAATATTAATGAGTAA
- a CDS encoding 2-keto-4-pentenoate hydratase: MTQANTTVVDALFEAFKQHEPINFVSQTHNISEREAYQTQDLLIDKLQDVDQSNIVGYKVSMTSAATQSIANTDEPAYGTILSSKIVESNGSVSLSSLFSPLIEPEIMFILTKDLSSNPTNEEVLSSVKIAPGIEIPDARYKNWFPNFTLGDLLADNTATGLIVVGETIDPLSYEDFANIHMKLSYNGIVEHEGDSTEVLGNPVESVKWLAQKLATHDKKLHQGHIISSGTFISPIPVELGSYKAEYSDVGQVDVTFVD; this comes from the coding sequence ATGACACAAGCCAATACAACTGTCGTAGATGCATTGTTTGAAGCCTTTAAACAGCACGAACCCATAAATTTTGTTAGTCAAACACACAATATCAGTGAACGAGAAGCGTACCAAACACAAGATTTACTTATCGATAAACTTCAAGACGTTGATCAATCCAATATCGTCGGCTATAAAGTAAGTATGACGAGTGCAGCAACACAAAGTATCGCTAATACTGATGAGCCAGCTTATGGCACAATACTTTCCTCTAAAATTGTAGAAAGCAATGGCTCTGTATCACTTTCAAGTCTATTTTCACCTTTAATTGAACCAGAAATTATGTTTATTCTAACGAAAGATTTATCTTCTAATCCAACAAATGAAGAAGTCCTATCTAGCGTTAAAATTGCACCAGGTATTGAAATACCCGATGCACGTTACAAAAATTGGTTCCCTAATTTCACTTTAGGTGATTTACTAGCAGACAACACTGCGACAGGATTAATTGTTGTTGGTGAAACAATTGATCCTTTGTCATATGAAGATTTTGCAAATATCCATATGAAACTATCGTATAACGGCATAGTAGAACATGAAGGTGATTCTACAGAAGTGCTTGGCAACCCAGTTGAGTCTGTTAAATGGCTTGCACAAAAACTCGCAACGCACGATAAAAAATTACACCAAGGTCATATCATTTCTTCAGGTACGTTTATATCCCCTATCCCTGTAGAATTAGGATCTTATAAAGCCGAATATAGCGATGTAGGACAAGTGGATGTCACATTTGTAGACTAG
- a CDS encoding NDxxF motif lipoprotein → MKKSILLSLVLVLAVILAACSNGNSEDEEHNERNAPKNVSKLAEKDIFHSDKKGEDISEDEMNKAIKKYLDVNSLIIDNKYLMQYKLDKQIGTDTKITDAQEKRLSNLSNNAIKNDLHFKDFVEDNNMPSGYKDNLDEIIAYFTSLNSTIKNVDKEIEEIDYQPDNNLNVVDVPAKVAGNVNHKKQKSIKKFLDDKGIESDAVDK, encoded by the coding sequence ATGAAGAAAAGTATACTTTTATCGTTAGTTTTGGTGCTAGCTGTCATACTCGCAGCATGTTCAAATGGTAATTCAGAAGATGAGGAACATAATGAACGCAATGCCCCTAAAAACGTGAGCAAATTAGCTGAGAAAGATATCTTCCATTCAGATAAAAAGGGTGAAGATATTAGTGAAGATGAAATGAATAAAGCGATTAAAAAATATTTAGATGTTAACTCACTTATTATTGATAATAAATACCTCATGCAATATAAGTTAGATAAACAAATAGGTACAGATACAAAAATCACTGATGCGCAAGAAAAACGTTTATCAAATTTATCGAATAATGCAATTAAAAATGATCTTCACTTTAAAGACTTCGTAGAAGATAACAACATGCCGAGCGGTTATAAAGATAATCTAGATGAAATTATCGCTTACTTTACATCCTTAAACAGTACAATTAAAAACGTTGATAAAGAAATTGAAGAAATAGATTACCAACCTGACAACAACCTCAACGTTGTTGACGTTCCTGCTAAAGTTGCCGGAAATGTTAATCATAAAAAGCAAAAATCAATTAAGAAATTCCTTGATGACAAAGGAATTGAAAGTGACGCAGTAGATAAATAG
- a CDS encoding ABC transporter ATP-binding protein, producing MEHIIEMNHVTKSFKNKIAIKDMNFTVKKGEIFGFLGPSGSGKTTTIKMLTGTYDPSKGSLNVLGHNGSEIGASNFMSKIGILTDHSTAYERQSIWDNLKLFAKLNQLPLQKVDEALEFVGLTQDKKSLFKNLSAGMKQRVLLAKAILHQPELLFLDEPTASLDPMTIQHVHKGLKALNHRGTTIFLTTHNMEEANALCDRVAFIESGVLKELDTPENFRFNHANHTIKVIHNNNREKTLPMTTESAQYITDMLEANDLKYISSDLPTLGDVFLKITGKELV from the coding sequence ATGGAACACATAATTGAAATGAATCATGTAACAAAATCATTTAAAAACAAAATAGCAATTAAAGATATGAATTTCACTGTAAAAAAAGGAGAAATTTTTGGTTTCCTTGGACCTAGTGGTTCTGGCAAGACAACAACAATTAAAATGTTAACTGGCACATACGATCCGTCTAAAGGTAGTCTAAATGTACTTGGACACAATGGTTCTGAAATAGGTGCAAGCAACTTCATGTCAAAAATTGGTATCCTTACAGATCACAGCACTGCTTATGAACGCCAAAGCATTTGGGATAACTTAAAGTTATTTGCCAAACTTAATCAACTACCATTACAAAAAGTTGACGAAGCTTTAGAATTTGTCGGTCTAACACAGGATAAAAAATCATTATTTAAAAACTTGTCTGCTGGTATGAAGCAACGTGTACTACTTGCTAAAGCAATCTTACATCAACCTGAGTTATTATTTTTAGATGAACCAACAGCATCTTTAGACCCTATGACAATTCAACACGTGCATAAAGGACTTAAAGCACTAAACCACCGTGGCACAACGATATTTTTAACAACGCATAATATGGAAGAAGCAAACGCATTATGCGATCGCGTGGCTTTTATAGAGTCAGGTGTACTCAAAGAACTTGATACACCTGAGAACTTTCGTTTTAATCATGCAAATCATACAATTAAAGTCATTCATAATAATAATCGAGAAAAAACCTTACCCATGACTACCGAATCCGCACAGTATATTACAGATATGCTCGAAGCAAATGATTTAAAATACATTTCATCTGATTTACCTACGCTTGGCGATGTTTTCTTGAAAATCACTGGAAAGGAGCTTGTTTAA